Proteins found in one Gimesia chilikensis genomic segment:
- a CDS encoding HAD family hydrolase yields MIRTFLFDMGNVLAFFSHDRMCEQMGALCGRTREEIQALLIDSGKQWEFERGLLSAEEFHQWFEEAAGQSVSYPDLVRAASDIFELNASIVPVLDTLKDRGHRLVLLSNTCISHFEFIWNEYEVLQRFDDFATSYTAGAIKPERPIFDLALSKIQCAPEEAFYTDDIADYVNVARGLGIQAEVFTDTPTLIQHLVARDIQL; encoded by the coding sequence GTGATTCGTACCTTTCTGTTTGATATGGGAAATGTTCTCGCTTTCTTTTCACATGATCGAATGTGTGAACAGATGGGGGCGCTTTGTGGGCGTACCCGCGAGGAGATTCAGGCTCTGCTGATCGATTCGGGAAAACAGTGGGAGTTTGAACGGGGGCTGTTATCGGCAGAGGAATTTCATCAGTGGTTTGAAGAGGCCGCAGGCCAATCTGTCTCTTATCCGGATCTGGTCCGGGCTGCATCAGATATTTTTGAGCTGAATGCGTCCATCGTTCCCGTCCTGGATACTCTGAAAGACCGCGGGCATCGGCTGGTACTTCTGTCGAATACCTGTATTTCTCATTTCGAATTCATCTGGAACGAATATGAGGTCCTGCAACGCTTTGATGATTTCGCGACATCTTACACGGCGGGCGCCATCAAGCCGGAACGGCCGATTTTTGATTTAGCACTCTCTAAGATCCAGTGTGCTCCGGAAGAAGCCTTTTACACTGATGACATCGCAGATTATGTCAATGTCGCTCGTGGGTTGGGAATCCAGGCGGAAGTATTTACAGATACACCGACTCTGATTCAGCATCTCGTGGCCCGGGATATCCAACTCTAA
- a CDS encoding CpaF family protein — translation MESLRTKKLFLEPESYLPENREAELNFQKQKVLIHQELVDSLDLSMLAQISEKELSGEVRAVATEICDEHASVLEGIDRERLLDELLSEVFGLGPLDQLMADTTISDILVNHAYEIHIERNGQLEESDVIFADNQHLMRIIQRIVSRVGRRIDEVNPMVDARLPDGSRINAIIPPLALNGPSLSIRRFGTVPLEIDDLIEKKSLTPEIVDFLAAVVDSRISMLISGGTGSGKTTLLNALSNFIPREERLVTIEDSAELLLQHKHVVRLETKTENTEGVGEISQRQLVKNSLRMRPDRIIIGEVRGAEALDMLQAMNTGHEGSMTTIHANDTRDALARLEMMVAMSGFDLPLPVIRQYIANGIGIVLHGARLKGGQRCITRVSEIIALNERGDYQVEDIFGFEQTGLDDQGNAIGHFYSTGYRPACLKRMEASGIRLSDQIFEQKAFKA, via the coding sequence ATGGAATCACTTCGCACAAAAAAACTTTTTCTGGAGCCCGAAAGCTATCTTCCAGAAAACAGAGAGGCAGAATTGAACTTTCAGAAACAGAAAGTTCTGATTCATCAGGAGCTGGTAGATTCCCTCGATCTGTCAATGCTGGCTCAAATCTCAGAAAAAGAACTTTCCGGGGAAGTGCGAGCCGTTGCCACAGAAATCTGTGATGAGCATGCATCTGTACTGGAGGGGATCGATCGGGAGCGGCTACTTGACGAACTGTTGAGCGAAGTCTTCGGGCTGGGACCACTTGATCAACTGATGGCAGATACGACCATCAGTGATATTCTGGTGAATCACGCCTACGAAATTCATATCGAACGGAATGGTCAACTCGAAGAATCAGATGTCATCTTTGCTGACAATCAGCATCTGATGCGGATTATCCAGAGAATTGTCTCACGTGTTGGCAGACGTATCGATGAAGTGAATCCCATGGTGGATGCGCGTCTGCCTGATGGGTCCCGTATCAATGCAATCATTCCTCCGCTGGCACTGAATGGTCCTTCACTGTCCATTCGCCGCTTTGGTACTGTTCCATTGGAAATTGATGACCTGATCGAGAAAAAGTCTCTGACTCCAGAGATTGTAGATTTTCTGGCAGCTGTCGTGGATTCCAGGATCAGCATGCTGATTTCAGGGGGCACGGGTAGTGGTAAAACCACATTGCTGAATGCGTTGTCCAACTTCATTCCTCGGGAAGAACGTCTGGTTACCATCGAGGATTCAGCGGAATTGCTGCTGCAGCACAAGCATGTGGTTCGTCTGGAAACCAAAACGGAAAACACCGAAGGTGTCGGTGAAATTTCTCAGCGACAACTTGTCAAAAACAGTCTGCGTATGCGTCCGGACCGGATCATCATCGGTGAGGTTCGTGGAGCGGAAGCCCTGGATATGCTGCAGGCCATGAATACTGGTCACGAAGGCTCGATGACGACCATCCATGCCAATGACACTCGGGATGCCCTGGCTCGTCTGGAAATGATGGTTGCCATGAGTGGTTTCGACTTACCACTTCCTGTTATCCGCCAGTACATCGCCAATGGTATCGGCATCGTTCTGCATGGGGCCCGCCTTAAAGGGGGGCAACGCTGTATCACCCGTGTTTCTGAGATTATCGCATTGAATGAGCGGGGAGATTACCAGGTCGAGGATATCTTTGGTTTCGAACAAACGGGCCTGGATGATCAGGGGAACGCTATCGGTCATTTTTATTCCACAGGTTACCGACCTGCATGTCTGAAGCGAATGGAAGCATCCGGGATCAGGCTGAGCGATCAGATTTTTGAACAAAAAGCGTTCAAAGCCTGA
- a CDS encoding Flp family type IVb pilin, translated as MKMFQQFWNDEAGFVVSTELVLIATVLVLGMIVGLTTLRDQVIAELADVAAAMSNSNQSYSYSGITGHSSSTSGSLFNDNLDFCDQNDDTSGTFVHCITVIAATTGE; from the coding sequence ATGAAGATGTTTCAGCAGTTTTGGAATGATGAAGCTGGTTTCGTCGTTTCAACAGAACTTGTGCTGATCGCTACCGTGTTGGTTCTCGGCATGATTGTCGGTTTGACCACACTGCGTGATCAGGTAATCGCAGAACTCGCAGACGTTGCAGCTGCAATGTCTAACAGCAACCAGAGCTATTCCTACTCTGGTATTACAGGCCACTCTTCCAGCACATCAGGATCACTCTTCAATGACAACCTGGATTTCTGTGACCAGAACGATGACACCAGCGGCACCTTCGTGCACTGCATCACTGTCATTGCAGCTACTACTGGTGAGTAG
- a CDS encoding type II secretion system F family protein, whose product MNSSSVALLCFVAVTVAVLAVYLIVRDLSGVNKSGSGRFGGRPRLRRIPNVFDQEPARSLLGKIDQSFDRLILENGSEFTPFSAFLMIVACGLAIGGMIFVYTDLPLAGIAGMCAGMVAVLIVLHHRRKKRMQRIQEELPEMIDLLARSTHAGASLEQAIAIVGEETRGPLSYEFRRCARQLDMNMSIPAVMKSLSSRIQLIDLKILTSTLMLYRKTGGNLPANLERMADVIRDRINYRRQMRASTGAGRASAVLMTVVAPVAFVVLLVAFPEHVSNLYTDPIGNILLMIAFVLEVVGIFWVSALLRTDY is encoded by the coding sequence GTGAACAGTTCATCGGTAGCATTATTGTGCTTTGTTGCAGTGACAGTAGCTGTTCTGGCTGTCTACCTTATCGTTCGGGATTTATCTGGAGTCAACAAGTCCGGTTCTGGTAGATTTGGGGGACGTCCCCGCCTGCGAAGAATTCCGAACGTTTTCGACCAGGAACCCGCCCGCAGTCTGCTGGGAAAGATCGACCAGAGTTTTGATCGACTCATTCTGGAAAATGGATCTGAGTTTACCCCCTTCTCTGCCTTCCTGATGATTGTCGCCTGTGGACTGGCCATTGGTGGTATGATCTTCGTTTATACCGATCTGCCACTGGCAGGAATTGCCGGGATGTGTGCCGGGATGGTAGCGGTCCTGATTGTTCTGCATCACCGCCGGAAAAAACGGATGCAGAGAATTCAGGAAGAACTACCCGAAATGATCGACCTGCTGGCTCGGTCAACGCACGCTGGTGCCAGTCTGGAGCAGGCGATCGCTATTGTTGGAGAAGAGACCAGAGGTCCTCTCAGCTATGAGTTCAGACGATGTGCCCGTCAACTTGACATGAACATGTCGATTCCTGCTGTCATGAAATCTCTCTCCAGTCGAATTCAACTAATTGATCTGAAAATTCTGACATCCACATTAATGCTTTATCGCAAGACGGGTGGGAATTTACCCGCTAATCTGGAAAGAATGGCTGATGTCATCCGGGATCGTATCAATTACCGCCGTCAGATGCGGGCTTCTACGGGAGCAGGACGTGCTTCGGCAGTTTTAATGACCGTTGTTGCTCCTGTCGCGTTTGTCGTTCTGCTGGTCGCTTTTCCTGAGCATGTTTCTAATCTGTATACGGATCCGATCGGTAATATTCTGCTGATGATCGCTTTTGTGCTGGAAGTGGTCGGTATTTTCTGGGTCTCCGCCCTGTTGAGAACGGACTATTAA
- a CDS encoding type II secretion system F family protein, whose amino-acid sequence MFLDLITIATFLLVCFVFFLVGDAIAAGNRAGRKKELNRGEGSGGSTYSASHVGAFKRAMAGVIPQSDQEIKKIELDLKRAGYYRSTALVEYLATRNILIVMVLIGTGIGCVLADPGTNYPEIILVAGLLVAGSGYGLPRMVLHNQASRRVNRIQKGLPDALDLVMMCLTGGVPLRTALKRVTEEVRFSHPDIAVEFDIIRRHADANSMADALKQFARRIDAPDVNTLSLMISQTERLGTNVSTALIDFADGIRRKYRQRAEEHSSKTSIKLLFPVIFCMAPPIYILFFAPAVLELRNFLIREHRPGGILEPSTYGETISATSESVLEQNSTGGNQ is encoded by the coding sequence ATGTTTTTAGATCTCATCACAATCGCCACATTTTTGCTGGTCTGCTTTGTATTCTTCCTGGTAGGGGATGCGATTGCAGCCGGAAATCGTGCTGGTAGAAAAAAAGAATTAAATCGTGGAGAAGGTTCTGGAGGTTCGACGTATTCAGCCTCGCATGTTGGTGCGTTTAAACGTGCCATGGCAGGGGTAATTCCTCAGTCGGATCAGGAAATCAAAAAGATTGAACTCGACCTGAAACGGGCCGGCTATTACAGGTCGACCGCCTTGGTTGAATATCTGGCGACCCGAAATATTTTGATCGTAATGGTATTGATCGGCACTGGTATTGGATGTGTACTTGCAGATCCAGGTACCAATTACCCCGAGATTATTCTGGTAGCAGGCTTACTGGTAGCAGGCAGTGGATATGGTTTGCCTCGAATGGTATTGCACAACCAGGCCAGCCGTAGAGTAAACCGGATTCAAAAAGGTCTTCCGGATGCACTTGACCTGGTCATGATGTGTCTGACCGGTGGTGTGCCCTTGCGTACTGCATTGAAACGGGTTACCGAGGAAGTTCGATTTTCACACCCTGATATCGCTGTTGAGTTTGACATCATCCGGCGACACGCTGATGCCAATTCCATGGCCGATGCTTTGAAGCAGTTCGCCCGACGAATCGATGCACCTGATGTCAACACGCTCTCTCTGATGATTTCTCAGACAGAAAGACTGGGGACCAATGTATCTACTGCATTGATCGATTTTGCTGACGGGATTCGCCGAAAGTATCGTCAACGGGCGGAAGAACATTCCAGCAAGACAAGTATCAAGCTGTTGTTTCCGGTTATCTTCTGCATGGCACCACCGATTTATATCCTGTTCTTTGCTCCTGCCGTGCTTGAATTGCGAAACTTTCTGATTCGCGAGCATCGTCCTGGCGGGATTCTGGAACCCTCTACCTACGGTGAGACGATCAGCGCCACTTCAGAGAGCGTTCTGGAGCAGAACTCAACTGGCGGTAATCAGTAG
- the cpaB gene encoding Flp pilus assembly protein CpaB, translating into MTAAIFAILLGLGAAYTVRQFLHKQPGPVVLAEDPPAKPRQVFIPIASRDLVPGQTLSLDDISILKMLPDQVDKRFKPNGLQRIMATEFIQGRVLKSEIKAGEPFHTVDLYATGMGPGLSDTLEPGNRAVTVSIHKIGNVAGFSRPGAIVDVLFRSHETDGIPETTITLLEKVRVLAVDQTSVPGHKVGMGSKDSADYPVTLEVSPEQGKVLKVVEDHGVLSLALRNPNENTEVVSAGRSSDRLTLSNILGFIPNQRVSSMDIYRGGSLNTVHFKGNRAYKSQNWIDAIETPVASEVIPSSKATTTMKQDENKTSEISVPASGL; encoded by the coding sequence ATGACGGCAGCGATTTTCGCAATTCTTTTAGGCTTAGGCGCAGCTTATACAGTGAGGCAGTTCCTGCATAAGCAACCGGGCCCTGTCGTGTTAGCAGAAGATCCACCAGCGAAACCACGGCAGGTCTTCATTCCCATCGCTTCACGAGACCTCGTGCCAGGGCAGACATTGTCTCTGGATGATATCTCCATTTTGAAGATGCTTCCCGATCAGGTTGATAAGCGATTCAAACCAAATGGGCTGCAACGGATCATGGCGACTGAATTTATTCAGGGCCGGGTGCTGAAATCGGAAATCAAAGCCGGAGAGCCGTTCCATACAGTTGATCTGTATGCAACAGGAATGGGCCCGGGACTGTCCGATACTCTTGAGCCTGGTAATCGCGCTGTCACTGTTTCCATCCACAAAATTGGGAATGTGGCCGGTTTCTCACGTCCTGGAGCAATTGTTGATGTTCTGTTCCGCTCACACGAAACAGATGGGATTCCCGAGACTACCATTACCCTGCTCGAAAAAGTACGCGTTCTGGCTGTAGATCAGACTTCTGTTCCCGGACATAAAGTCGGAATGGGAAGTAAAGATTCTGCCGATTATCCTGTTACTCTCGAAGTATCGCCCGAACAGGGCAAAGTCCTCAAGGTCGTTGAGGATCATGGCGTCCTGAGCCTGGCGCTGCGGAACCCCAATGAAAACACTGAAGTGGTTTCTGCTGGACGTTCGAGCGATCGCCTGACATTGTCAAACATTCTAGGATTCATCCCCAATCAGCGAGTTTCCAGTATGGATATCTATCGGGGTGGCTCATTAAATACAGTGCACTTTAAAGGCAACCGTGCCTACAAGAGCCAGAACTGGATCGACGCAATCGAAACTCCTGTTGCTTCAGAAGTGATTCCCTCAAGCAAAGCAACAACAACGATGAAGCAGGACGAGAATAAGACTTCGGAGATTTCTGTTCCCGCCAGTGGACTTTAA